The proteins below come from a single Paracoccus sp. SCSIO 75233 genomic window:
- a CDS encoding LysR family transcriptional regulator has product MAYLESLRVFTRVVELGSITSGGRDLRLTPAVASKRIKELEQHLGVRLFNRTTRSLTPTEVGKRFYAEARRVLETIDHAETVVAQFAAVPHGVISITAPLGLGRRIIAPLIPEFSDQYPGIEIRMRLSDRRVDILADGIDLAFFVGSPPDSSLKLRKLADCVRVLCAAPSYLERQGVPQEPEDLLKGHNCLLLRYPRSPEYYWMLNTPRGVQKFEVSGRFDADDSDVLTDWALAGAGIVNKPLFDVAEHLASGQLVELLPQSRPMPSIFGCLYPHRKLQDPKMRLLVDFVAERGLKAMRQDAGRYAGKSG; this is encoded by the coding sequence ATGGCGTATCTTGAAAGCCTGCGGGTTTTCACGCGCGTCGTCGAACTGGGCAGCATCACCTCTGGCGGGCGCGACCTGCGGCTGACCCCGGCCGTCGCCAGCAAGCGGATCAAGGAGTTGGAGCAGCATCTTGGCGTGCGGCTGTTCAACCGCACCACCCGCTCCCTGACGCCGACGGAGGTTGGCAAGCGCTTCTATGCGGAGGCGCGTCGGGTGCTGGAAACCATCGACCACGCGGAAACGGTCGTGGCCCAGTTCGCAGCCGTGCCGCATGGCGTCATCAGCATCACCGCCCCGCTCGGGCTGGGTCGCCGCATCATCGCGCCGCTGATCCCGGAGTTTTCCGATCAGTATCCCGGTATCGAAATCAGGATGCGGCTGTCGGATCGCAGGGTCGATATTCTGGCCGATGGGATCGATCTGGCGTTTTTCGTCGGCAGCCCGCCGGATTCGAGCCTCAAGCTGCGCAAGCTGGCCGATTGCGTCCGCGTTCTTTGCGCCGCGCCGTCATATCTGGAGCGGCAGGGCGTCCCGCAGGAGCCGGAGGATCTGCTGAAAGGCCATAACTGCCTGCTGCTGCGCTATCCTCGCTCGCCCGAATATTACTGGATGCTGAACACCCCGCGGGGCGTGCAGAAATTCGAGGTCTCGGGCCGGTTCGATGCCGATGATAGCGACGTGCTGACTGATTGGGCGCTGGCGGGGGCGGGGATCGTGAACAAGCCGTTATTCGACGTTGCCGAACATCTCGCCTCAGGCCAGCTTGTCGAGCTGCTGCCGCAATCGCGCCCGATGCCGTCGATTTTCGGCTGTCTTTATCCGCACCGGAAATTGCAGGACCCGAAGATGCGGCTGCTGGTCGATTTCGTGGCGGAACGCGGGCTGAAGGCGATGCGTCAGGATGCCGGGCGCTATGCGGGGAAATCCGGCTGA
- the xdhB gene encoding xanthine dehydrogenase molybdopterin binding subunit yields MTDAQGVSGAAHQNVAHDSAIKHVSGRAEYTDDIPEPHGTLHAYFGVSDVAHGRIKSMNLGPVRQAPGVVDVLTAEDIPGENDISPTGRHDEPVFPTETVEYHGQPLFAVVAETRDAARRAAVLAEVEYAPLPHALDPVSAKEAGMPMVTEPLKLERGQVQRGQADASRRIKGRMVVGGQDHMYLEGQIAFAMPGEDEDVIVHCSTQHPSEAQHMVAHVLGVPSNAVTVNVRRMGGGFGGKESQMNIFAAAAAVAAKKLNRPVKIRPDRDQDMSATGKRHDFVIDYDVAFDDDGHIHAVEGHFAARCGYSADLSGPVTDRALFHADNAYFYPHVRLTSCPQKTNTVSNTAFRGFGGPQGVIAAERMIEEIAYALGKDTLDIRKANFYGDEGRDLTPYHQKVEDNIIGRIVAELEESCDYQARRQAVIRDNASGGIIRRGIALTPVKFGISFTATHYNQAGSLIHIYNDGSIALNHGGTEMGQGLNTKVAQVVSDVFQVDFDRIKITRTTTEKVPNTSATAASSGSDLNGMAAKDAAEQIKARLIAFAAERWQTDPANVRFVANAVQIGDEVIPFPDFIRQAYMARIHLSAAGFYKTPNIHWDRAAGTGRPFYYYAYGAACSEVSVDTLTGEYRVERTDILHDVGRSLNPVIDKGQVEGAFIQGMGWLTTEELWWDDKGRLRTHAPSTYKIPLASDRPRIFNVALADWSENREMTIKRSKAVGEPPFMLGISVFEALSMAVASVADYRECPRLDAPATPERVLMAVERLKRGG; encoded by the coding sequence ATGACAGACGCACAAGGCGTTTCCGGCGCGGCCCATCAGAATGTCGCGCATGACAGTGCGATCAAGCATGTCTCGGGCCGGGCGGAATATACCGACGACATCCCGGAACCGCATGGCACGCTTCACGCCTATTTCGGCGTCTCGGACGTGGCGCATGGGCGGATAAAATCCATGAATCTCGGCCCTGTCCGGCAGGCACCGGGCGTCGTCGATGTGCTGACCGCCGAGGATATTCCGGGCGAAAACGACATCAGCCCGACGGGCCGCCATGACGAGCCGGTCTTTCCGACGGAAACGGTCGAATATCACGGCCAGCCGCTCTTTGCCGTGGTGGCCGAGACACGCGACGCCGCCCGCCGTGCGGCAGTGCTGGCGGAGGTCGAATACGCCCCCCTGCCCCATGCGCTCGACCCGGTTTCCGCGAAGGAAGCGGGAATGCCGATGGTGACCGAGCCGCTGAAGCTTGAACGCGGTCAGGTACAGCGCGGTCAGGCCGATGCGTCGCGGCGCATCAAGGGCCGGATGGTGGTCGGCGGTCAGGATCACATGTATCTGGAAGGCCAGATCGCCTTTGCCATGCCGGGGGAGGATGAGGACGTAATCGTCCATTGCTCCACCCAGCATCCGAGCGAGGCGCAGCATATGGTGGCCCATGTGCTCGGCGTGCCGTCAAACGCGGTGACGGTGAATGTGCGGCGCATGGGCGGCGGGTTCGGCGGCAAGGAAAGCCAGATGAACATCTTCGCCGCCGCCGCCGCCGTCGCCGCCAAGAAGCTGAACCGCCCGGTCAAGATCCGCCCCGACCGCGATCAGGACATGAGCGCGACCGGCAAGCGCCATGATTTCGTCATCGACTATGACGTCGCCTTCGACGATGACGGGCATATCCACGCGGTAGAGGGCCATTTCGCGGCCCGCTGCGGTTATTCCGCCGACCTGTCCGGGCCGGTGACGGATCGGGCGCTGTTTCATGCCGATAACGCCTATTTCTACCCGCATGTGCGCCTGACATCCTGCCCGCAAAAGACGAATACGGTGTCAAACACCGCGTTCCGGGGTTTCGGCGGGCCGCAGGGCGTGATCGCAGCCGAACGGATGATCGAGGAAATCGCCTATGCGCTTGGCAAGGACACGCTCGACATCAGGAAAGCGAATTTCTACGGCGATGAGGGCCGCGATCTGACCCCGTATCACCAGAAGGTCGAGGATAATATCATCGGGCGGATCGTGGCCGAGCTTGAGGAAAGCTGCGATTATCAGGCCCGTCGTCAGGCGGTCATCCGCGACAATGCCAGCGGCGGCATCATCCGGCGCGGCATCGCGCTGACGCCGGTCAAATTCGGCATCTCCTTCACGGCGACGCATTACAATCAGGCGGGCTCACTGATCCATATCTATAATGACGGCTCGATTGCGCTGAACCACGGCGGGACGGAGATGGGTCAGGGCTTGAACACCAAGGTCGCGCAGGTCGTCTCCGACGTGTTTCAGGTCGATTTCGACCGCATCAAGATCACCCGCACCACGACGGAGAAGGTGCCGAACACATCGGCCACGGCGGCCTCCAGCGGATCGGACCTGAACGGCATGGCCGCGAAGGATGCAGCCGAGCAGATCAAGGCGCGGCTGATCGCCTTCGCCGCCGAACGCTGGCAGACCGATCCGGCCAATGTGCGTTTCGTCGCGAATGCCGTGCAGATCGGTGACGAGGTCATCCCCTTCCCCGATTTCATCAGACAGGCCTACATGGCCCGCATCCACCTGTCGGCGGCAGGGTTCTACAAGACCCCGAATATCCACTGGGACCGCGCCGCCGGAACCGGGCGTCCGTTCTATTACTACGCCTATGGCGCGGCCTGTTCCGAGGTCTCCGTCGACACGCTGACCGGCGAGTACCGGGTGGAGCGGACAGATATCCTGCACGACGTGGGCCGCTCGCTGAACCCGGTGATCGACAAGGGACAGGTCGAGGGCGCGTTCATTCAGGGCATGGGCTGGCTCACCACGGAGGAGCTTTGGTGGGACGACAAGGGCCGGCTGCGCACCCATGCGCCCTCCACCTATAAAATCCCGCTGGCAAGCGACCGGCCCCGCATCTTCAATGTGGCACTGGCCGACTGGTCGGAGAACCGGGAGATGACGATCAAGCGGTCGAAGGCCGTGGGCGAGCCGCCCTTCATGCTGGGAATCTCGGTGTTCGAGGCGCTTTCGATGGCCGTGGCGAGCGTGGCGGATTACCGCGAATGCCCCCGCCTTGATGCGCCGGCCACGCCGGAACGGGTGCTGATGGCCGTCGAGCGGCTGAAGCGTGGAGGATAG
- the xdhA gene encoding xanthine dehydrogenase small subunit, with translation MTQSSEIRFLLNGEQITCRDVPATRTLLDYLRIEKRLTGTKEGCAEGDCGACTVLIGRLHGGALRYETVNACIRFLASLNGCHIVTVEHLAGPEGRLHPVQQAMVEHHGSQCGFCTPGFVMSLYALWMGNPQPSVTEIETALQGNLCRCTGYEPIVKAALAVNSYGSPANDYLTQEREGLKTQLAALKQRARIVTGPEDDRAILPLDAADLAQVLTENPKATIVAGSTDVGLWVTKFMRPISPVVFINHLDDLKTVELTDEALTLGAGVTYSEAEPAICDAFPHLGPYWDRIAGWQVRNMGTVGGNIANGSPIGDTPPVLIALGAEVTLQKADGARSLPLEDFFIDYGKQDREAGDFVASIRIPRPEPGQIDAAYKISKRRDEDISSVAAGISVTVSEGRITGARIAFGGMAATPKRAAAAEAALIGQDWGEAAFERAAAALPEDFTPLTDWRASSEYRLLVAQNLIRRFFLENSGSDKPVRLAVA, from the coding sequence ATGACCCAATCTTCCGAGATACGCTTCCTCCTGAACGGAGAACAGATCACCTGCCGCGACGTCCCGGCGACGCGGACGCTGCTTGATTATCTGCGGATCGAAAAACGCCTGACCGGCACCAAGGAAGGCTGCGCAGAGGGCGATTGCGGGGCCTGCACGGTGCTGATCGGCAGGCTGCATGGGGGCGCGCTGCGGTATGAAACGGTCAATGCCTGCATCCGCTTCCTCGCCTCGCTGAACGGGTGCCATATCGTAACGGTCGAACATCTTGCCGGCCCGGAAGGACGGCTGCATCCGGTTCAGCAGGCAATGGTCGAACATCACGGCAGCCAATGCGGTTTTTGCACGCCGGGCTTCGTCATGTCGCTCTATGCGCTCTGGATGGGCAACCCCCAACCCAGTGTCACCGAGATCGAGACCGCGCTGCAAGGCAATCTCTGCCGCTGCACGGGTTACGAGCCGATCGTGAAGGCCGCGCTTGCCGTCAACAGCTATGGGAGCCCCGCGAACGACTACCTGACGCAGGAGCGGGAGGGCCTGAAGACACAGCTTGCCGCACTGAAACAGCGGGCGCGGATCGTGACCGGTCCCGAGGATGACCGCGCGATCCTGCCCCTCGATGCGGCGGACCTCGCGCAGGTGCTGACCGAAAACCCGAAGGCGACGATTGTCGCCGGTTCGACGGATGTCGGGCTGTGGGTGACGAAATTCATGCGCCCGATCTCGCCGGTCGTGTTCATCAATCACCTGGACGATCTCAAGACCGTCGAGCTGACCGACGAGGCCCTGACACTCGGCGCAGGCGTCACCTATAGCGAGGCCGAACCGGCAATCTGTGACGCCTTCCCGCATCTCGGCCCGTATTGGGACCGGATCGCGGGGTGGCAGGTGCGCAATATGGGTACGGTCGGCGGCAATATCGCCAATGGTTCGCCCATCGGGGACACACCGCCGGTGCTGATCGCCCTTGGCGCGGAGGTGACGCTGCAGAAAGCCGATGGCGCGCGGAGCCTGCCGCTGGAGGATTTTTTCATCGACTATGGCAAACAGGACCGCGAGGCCGGGGATTTCGTCGCCAGCATCCGCATCCCCCGCCCCGAACCGGGCCAGATCGATGCGGCCTACAAGATCTCCAAACGCCGCGATGAGGATATTTCATCCGTGGCGGCAGGGATCAGTGTCACGGTCTCGGAAGGCAGGATCACCGGCGCGCGTATCGCATTCGGCGGGATGGCCGCGACACCGAAGCGCGCAGCAGCCGCCGAAGCGGCGCTGATCGGGCAGGACTGGGGCGAAGCGGCGTTTGAACGCGCCGCCGCCGCGCTGCCAGAGGATTTCACGCCGCTGACCGACTGGCGCGCCTCCTCCGAATACCGGCTGCTGGTCGCGCAAAACCTGATCCGGCGGTTCTTTCTGGAAAACAGCGGCTCGGACAAGCCCGTCCGTCTGGCCGTCGCATGA